In the genome of Zobellia nedashkovskayae, the window TGCAATTAATTTTTCCTTGGTATCTTCATCAATTAAAGAAGACTTAGATATAAGTTCTTGAATTGGCCACGCCAAAACCCTGCTGTACCAAGCATAAATATCCCCAAAAGCAGACTGACCAGCTTCCAACCCTAACATATTAGGAATGACGGAACCATCTACTTGTCCGCATATACCTTTTACCAATTTTTCTTCCCCTTCCATAGGAGCTACCAGAACATCACAAGTAGATGTCCCCATTATTTTTGTTAGATAGTATGGCTCAATCTTAGCGCCTACGGCGCCCATATGGGCATCAAAAGCCCCCACTGAAACAATAGTTTCCGCAGAAAGACCCAATCGCTCAGCCCATTCCGGACTTAAAGTACCCGCTGAGATGTCTGAAGTATAGGTCTTATCAAAAAGACGTTCTCTTAGTCCGTCCAAAAGCGGATCTAATGCTACAAGAAAATCATTAGAAGGCAATCCATTATAACTTTCATGCCAAAGCGCTTTATGCCCTGCTGCACATCTGCTACGTTTCATTTCACGAACATCGTTGCCCCCAGTTAATAAAAACGGAATCCAATCACAATGCTCTACCCAAGAATAGGCAGCTCCATACACCTTGTTATCTACTCTAGAAACATGAAGTATTTTGCTCCAAAACCACTCTGAAGAATAAATTCCGCCTTCATATTGTGAATAATCGATATCCCATGTAGCGCATAATGCATTAATTTCATTGGCTTCCTGGATACCGGTATGGTCTTTCCAAAGCACGAACATTGCGTTCGGGTTCTCTTTGAATGCATCCAAAAGTGCCAATGGAGTTCCATTAGCATCTACCGCAACGGGTGTACTTCCCGTAGTATCTACACCTATGCTAACAATTTGTGCCGCAACCTTAGGACCTACTTCAGCAACAACGGACTTTACCGTAGATTCTATACCTTCTATGTAGTCTAAAGGATGTTGGCGAAAACTATTTTCGGAAGGAACACAGTATTTGCCTTCTTTCCAACGTACATAATAATGTACCGCCGTGGAAAGCTCTTGACCTGTTTTTGTGTTGACCAAAACAGCTCGGACGGAATCCGAACCAAAATCCAAGCCCAGACTATAGGCGGTTTGTGACCTCATATGTAAAAACTTTAAATTTAAGGTAGCGTTTTAACAGAATCCTTTTGTAAAAGAAACTAATATAGAACTTTTTACAAGTGTTTCAAAAACACTTAATGCTTAAATTGTAAAGTTTTTTGTTTTATTATATTTTTTCTCGTTAAAACGGTATAAAAAGGCGCCTTTTTTAGATTCAGACATGTCTTTTTCATCCAATTTGATTAAAAAATCCATCGTAGCAAGTTTCTTTCGGAAATTACGCTTATCCATTTCCTCCTGAAAAATACCTTCATATAGCTTTTGTAGTTGGGGTAAGGTAAACTTATCAGGAAGAAGGTTAAAGACTATAGGAAAAGTACGTACTCTTCTCTGAAGCCTTCTTATGGCAGACTCAACCATATCCTTATGATCAAAAATTAAATTAGGAAGTTCATCTATAGGATACCATTTGGCCCTATATTCCTCAATAAGATCCTTATTATACTTGTCTTTAAGAATCAATGCGCTGTAAGTTGTAGACACTACACGTTCATAAGGATCACGTTTGGCCTTACCAAAAGTACGGACCTGCTCCATATAAACATCTTCTAGACCTGATAGGTCTTTTAAAACTCTATTTGCCGCATCGTCAAGATCTTCATGGTTACCAACAAAACCACCCATAAGAGACCATCTATCTTTTTCAGGTGCAAAGCCCCTTTGGACCAACAGCACTTCTAACCTATTATCATTAAACCCAAAGATGATACAATCCACAGCAAGGGTAATTTGCTGTATATCCTTATATGTTCTGTCCATCATAATTTAAACTTAAGTTAACGGTTTCATCAAAAATACGGAAAGAATCCGGTTGTAAGTGTATGTGTAACATTTTCAATTTTATCCTATGAAAAAATCACTAATTGACGTTCATTTGAATCACCCAGTAGCCTAAAGGAGCATAATTTTCGGCTATTAAAAATTGAGTTTACAATGATTTCATGTGTCATCCTTGTAGCATCGTAAAATGAATACTAATTTCTTGGTTTTTTCGCAAAACAGTTAACGAAACACTGTCCTACTCCAAATTTTCGACATGAGTCCCCTTTTTATCTATGAAACACAGTCAACACATTTTAAAGGATTGTTCTAATGGAGTATCTTGTGCCCCATACCAAAGCATACATTTTATTAAAACCTAACCATATGATTACTGAAAGTAAAAAAATTCTAATTACCGGAGTTGCAGGCTTTTTAGGCTCCAATTTTTTAGTTAAAACGTTGAACGAAGGACACTGCGTTGTCGGGATAGATAATCTATCTATGGGTTCTCTTCAAAATATTCAAGATAGCCTTGACCATAAAAACTTTGAGTTTATAGAAGGTGATGTTCTAGACACTACCTTAATAGACAGACTAGATGATGACTTTGACGTTATAGTTCATCTAGCAGCTTTTAAAATACCAAGATACGGCAACGCTGTTGATACATTAAAAATCAACTCCAAGGGAAGCGAAAATATGCTTGAACTTGCCCGAAAACTTAAATGTAAATTTGTTCTTGCATCAACATCTGATGTATATGGCATGAGTCCTGATATTCCTTTTAAGGAAGATGGAAACTGTCTTATAGGAGATTCAAAAGTGCCGCGTTGGGCTTATGCCGTTTCAAAACTTTTTGATGAGCATTTAGCCTTGGCTTATATGGAAGATTATGATTTTCCTGTTGTTATCCTAAGATTCTTTGGCTCTTATGGACCAAACCAAAATCTTTCATGGTGGGGAGGCCCGCAATCTGTTTTTATAGATTGTATATTGAATAACAAAGAAATCCCAATTCATGGTGATGGACAGCAAACTAGAACCTTTACTTTCGTAAATGACACTATAGAGGGCATCTACGCCGCAACTACAAAGCCAGAAGCCAACGGAGAGGTTTTTAATATTGGAGCAAATGAAGAAATTACCATTCTTGAGCTTGCTACTTTACTTAAAGAAATCTCTGGCGAACCAACAACTTCAGAAGTAAAACTGATTCCGTACAACGAAATATCTGCTGGGAGAAAATATCAAGACGTCATGAGACGCGTACCTGACAATACAAAAGCAGAGCGAATACTTGGTATTAAGGCCAAGACTTCATTAAAAGAAGGCCTTCGAATAACTTTTGAATGGCAAAAAAATATTACTTCAACAAAAGCAGAGGTATTATGAAAATAGGCATCGTGGGAGGCGGTTTCATGGGCTTGACATTAGCTCATGAAATTGCAAAAACCAATGCCACCGTCAAAGTTTTTGAAAGCGCTGCTCAAATGGGCGGCTTGTCAACACATGAAGATTACGGTCCTTTTATTTGGGATCGATTCTATCACGTCATCCTACCTACCGATAATTTCTTAATAGACCTTATTGATGATTTAGGCCTTGGCGATAAATTGTGCTGGCGACGCTCTTATACGGGGTATTACGTTCAGAAAAAATTCTACTCCATTAGTAGCTCAAAAGAGTTTTTACTTTTTCCTGCTTTAAACTTGTGGGATAAGGCCATGCTAGCATTTACTATTTTCTATGGTTCCAAAATTAAGGATTGGAAGAAATTAGAAAAAATTACAGTTGAAGATTGGCTAATTAAAATGGGCGGCAGAGCTACCTACGAAAAATTTTGGTCACCTTTACTATTGGCCAAACTAGGCGAAAACCATAAAAAAGTTTCTGCGGTATTCATTTGGAGCTATATTAAAAGACTCTTTCAAGCCCGCAGTTCAGCTGCTCAAAAAGAGCATATGGGCTATATAGAAGGAGGTTACAAGACCTTTTTTGACACCTTACAAAATAATCTACATGAGAAAGGGTCAGAGATTTCCCTTAATAGTGTGGTTCAGAATGTAAAAGCTAATCCTCAAGGAGGAGTTACGGTTACTTGCGATGACAAGGAAGAACATTTTGACAAGGTTATCTTTACCTCGCCTCTTAACA includes:
- a CDS encoding NAD-dependent epimerase/dehydratase family protein, yielding MITESKKILITGVAGFLGSNFLVKTLNEGHCVVGIDNLSMGSLQNIQDSLDHKNFEFIEGDVLDTTLIDRLDDDFDVIVHLAAFKIPRYGNAVDTLKINSKGSENMLELARKLKCKFVLASTSDVYGMSPDIPFKEDGNCLIGDSKVPRWAYAVSKLFDEHLALAYMEDYDFPVVILRFFGSYGPNQNLSWWGGPQSVFIDCILNNKEIPIHGDGQQTRTFTFVNDTIEGIYAATTKPEANGEVFNIGANEEITILELATLLKEISGEPTTSEVKLIPYNEISAGRKYQDVMRRVPDNTKAERILGIKAKTSLKEGLRITFEWQKNITSTKAEVL
- a CDS encoding ribulokinase, whose protein sequence is MRSQTAYSLGLDFGSDSVRAVLVNTKTGQELSTAVHYYVRWKEGKYCVPSENSFRQHPLDYIEGIESTVKSVVAEVGPKVAAQIVSIGVDTTGSTPVAVDANGTPLALLDAFKENPNAMFVLWKDHTGIQEANEINALCATWDIDYSQYEGGIYSSEWFWSKILHVSRVDNKVYGAAYSWVEHCDWIPFLLTGGNDVREMKRSRCAAGHKALWHESYNGLPSNDFLVALDPLLDGLRERLFDKTYTSDISAGTLSPEWAERLGLSAETIVSVGAFDAHMGAVGAKIEPYYLTKIMGTSTCDVLVAPMEGEEKLVKGICGQVDGSVIPNMLGLEAGQSAFGDIYAWYSRVLAWPIQELISKSSLIDEDTKEKLIAEALKNLIPELSNAASKEPIGASGELALDWMNGRRTPDANQNLKGVIAGINLGSTSPKIFRALVEASCFGAKKIVDRFLSEGIPIKGVIALGGVAKKSPFIMQMMANVLNMPIKVVESEQACALGAAVFGAVAAEVYTNVPEAMEKMGSPFEIIYQPNETDAIAYEKVYENYSRLGDTMEKHIMNETRRNG
- a CDS encoding NAD(P)/FAD-dependent oxidoreductase — translated: MKIGIVGGGFMGLTLAHEIAKTNATVKVFESAAQMGGLSTHEDYGPFIWDRFYHVILPTDNFLIDLIDDLGLGDKLCWRRSYTGYYVQKKFYSISSSKEFLLFPALNLWDKAMLAFTIFYGSKIKDWKKLEKITVEDWLIKMGGRATYEKFWSPLLLAKLGENHKKVSAVFIWSYIKRLFQARSSAAQKEHMGYIEGGYKTFFDTLQNNLHEKGSEISLNSVVQNVKANPQGGVTVTCDDKEEHFDKVIFTSPLNILSKVANPDLFESSKPDAPVEYLGVICLVLITKNSLTPYYVLNIADKEIPFTGVIGMSSLVDLDQTSGEHLTYFPKYVSANDPYWKKSDEELKSLFLEGVSKLYPDFDTNDIVSAHLHKALKVQPLQVLNYSETIPDVKTKHKDFYILNTSQFVNDTLNNNTVVNHVEKFVTQFKTESNLQ
- a CDS encoding NUDIX hydrolase, with amino-acid sequence MMDRTYKDIQQITLAVDCIIFGFNDNRLEVLLVQRGFAPEKDRWSLMGGFVGNHEDLDDAANRVLKDLSGLEDVYMEQVRTFGKAKRDPYERVVSTTYSALILKDKYNKDLIEEYRAKWYPIDELPNLIFDHKDMVESAIRRLQRRVRTFPIVFNLLPDKFTLPQLQKLYEGIFQEEMDKRNFRKKLATMDFLIKLDEKDMSESKKGAFLYRFNEKKYNKTKNFTI